In one window of Erythrolamprus reginae isolate rEryReg1 chromosome 1, rEryReg1.hap1, whole genome shotgun sequence DNA:
- the GLB1L gene encoding beta-galactosidase-1-like protein isoform X1, translating to MLNCPGPYTMWSCPPLSHLSKQPPCFQYLPLRLQLNPDEHFFQQFSKKNQKVQLSLGKINDRSLPLFRGSTTACPPDCHMISSCSFLFQTEINFKEMELRLNILMVGLAALLFQQSTAAVRSFSIDYQNNCFLKDGNKFRYISGSIHYFRIPPAYWKDRLLKMYMSGLNAVQIYVPWNYHEPLPGAYNFSGDKNLEGFLDLVAQLGLLVILRPGPYICAEWDMGGLPSWLLADPNIILRTSNTGFLQAVNKWLSILLPKIKPRLYQNGGNIISIQVENEYGSYYACDYNYMRYLLAVFRLHLGKEVVLFTTDGLKESELHCGTLQDLYATVDFGTETNETRAFEQQRMVEPRGPLVNSEYYTGWLDYWGEPHSTRSTTVVIKGLQKMLELGANVNMYMFQGGTNFGYWSGADYKDKYYPITTSYDYDAPLSEAGDPTEKLYAIRTIIGKFQPVPAGPMPPPIPKFSYGYVSLPLCVAFLDVLSLLSPGLPYHSSFPLTFEALMQTHGFMLYRTVLPDDIPQPVLLSVLENGTHDLAYVLLNGKYKGTLERDRVSAINITGRLGDSLDLLVESMGHINFGANNSDFKGLTHNVTLGSNILNDWLIYPLDIDSVVAQQWPPNVPRSNTTTGPAFYTGVFKTPGINYDTYVMLPGWSKGQIWINGFNLGRFWSVRGPQQTLFLPGFLLSTTVLNTIVVLELQNAPSNPKALFLDRPFLNNTLGFFLKDMK from the exons GACAGATCACTCCCTCTGTTCAGAGGAAGCACCACGGCCTGCCCACCAGATTGTCATATGATATCTTCTTGCAGCTTCTTGTTCCAGACTGAAATTAACTTTAAAGAGATGGAGCTGAGGCTGAATATTCTCATGGTAGGTCTGGCAGCCTTACTATTTCAG CAGAGCACTGCAGCAGTTCGTTCCTTCAGCATTGATTATCAAAATAACTGCTTCCTCAAGGATGGAAATAAGTTTCGTTATATCTCAGGGAGCATCCATTACTTCCGTATCCCACCAGCTTATTGGAAAGATCGGCTCCTCAAGATGTATATGAGTGGTCTCAATGCTGTACAAAT TTATGTCCCATGGAATTACCATGAACCATTGCCTGGAGCTTACAACTTTTCTGGGGACAAAAACTTGGAAGGATTCTTGGACTTAGTGGCCCAATTAGGGTTATTGGTGATTTTGCGCCCTGGACCATACATCTGTGCTGAATGGGATATG GGTGGCCTTCCATCTTGGTTGTTGGCAGACCCAAATATTATTCTACGAACATCTAATACAG GTTTTCTGCAAGCTGTCAACAAATGGCTGAGTATCCTACTACCCAAGATAAAACCTCGCCTTTACCAAAAtggaggtaacatcatcagtatccAG GTGGAGAATGAATATGGAAGCTATTACGCATGTGACTATAACTATATGCGTTACCTCCTGGCTGTTTTCCGCTTGCATTTGGGCAAAGAAGTTGTGCTTTTCACAACTGATGGCCTCAAAGAATCTGAGCTGCACTGTGGGACCCTgcaagatttatatgccactgtgGACTTTGGAACAG AGACAAATGAGACACGAGCATTTGAACAGCAGCGTATGGTTGAGCCAAGAGGGCCACTG GTGAATTCTGAGTATTACACAGGCTGGCTGGATTATTGGGGTGAGCCACACTCCACGAGAAGTACTACAGTTGTGATTAAAGGCCTACAGAAGATGCTGGAATTAGGAGCCAACGTCAACAT GTATATGTTCCAGGGCGGCACCAACTTTGGTTACTGGAGTG GTGCTGATTATAAGGACAAGTATTATCCTATTACTACTAGCTACGACTATGATGCACCTCTCTCAGAAGCTGGAGATCCTACAGAAAAGTTGTATGCCATTCGAACCATAATTGGCAAG ttTCAACCGGTGCCTGCAGGACCAATGCCACCTCCCATTCCCAAATTTTCATATGGCTATGTATCTTTACCACTG TGTGTGGCCTTTTTAGATGTTCTAAGTCTTCTCTCCCCTGGTCTACCATACCAttcttccttccccctcactTTTGAGGCTCTGATGCAG ACCCATGGCTTTATGTTGTACCGTACTGTCCTTCCAGATGACATCCCACAGCCTGTTTTGCTCTCCGTCCTTGAAAATGGGACCCATGACCTTGCCTACGTTTTACTTAACGGA AAATATAAAGGGACACTGGAACGAGACAGAGTGAGTGCCATCAATATAACTGGTCGGCTAGGAGATTCATTGGATTTGCTGGTGGAGAGCATGGGTCATATCAACTTTGGAGCAAATAACAGTGACTTTAAG GGCCTGACCCACAATGTTACTTTGGGTTCTAACATTCTAAATGACTGGCTCATCTATCCACTTGATATTGACTCAGTTGTGGCCCAACAATGGCCTCCCAATGTCCCACGAAGCAATACCACCACAGGACCTGCTTTCTATACTGGGGTCTTCAAAACACCTGGTATCAACTATGACACCTATGTGATGTTACCAGGGTGGAGCAAG gGCCAAATCTGGATCAACGGTTTTAACCTGGGCCGTTTCTGGTCAGTACGTGGACCCCAGCAAACCCTATTTCTGCCTGGCTTTCTCCTTAGTACCACAGTCCTCAACACTATTGTAGTGCTGGAACTGCAGAATGCACCATCAAACCCAAAGGCACTTTTTCTTGACCGTCCCTTTCTCAACAACACTTTAGGTTTCTTTCTAAAAGACATGAAATAA
- the GLB1L gene encoding beta-galactosidase-1-like protein isoform X5 gives MISSCSFLFQTEINFKEMELRLNILMVGLAALLFQSTAAVRSFSIDYQNNCFLKDGNKFRYISGSIHYFRIPPAYWKDRLLKMYMSGLNAVQIYVPWNYHEPLPGAYNFSGDKNLEGFLDLVAQLGLLVILRPGPYICAEWDMGGLPSWLLADPNIILRTSNTGFLQAVNKWLSILLPKIKPRLYQNGGNIISIQVENEYGSYYACDYNYMRYLLAVFRLHLGKEVVLFTTDGLKESELHCGTLQDLYATVDFGTETNETRAFEQQRMVEPRGPLVNSEYYTGWLDYWGEPHSTRSTTVVIKGLQKMLELGANVNMYMFQGGTNFGYWSGADYKDKYYPITTSYDYDAPLSEAGDPTEKLYAIRTIIGKFQPVPAGPMPPPIPKFSYGYVSLPLCVAFLDVLSLLSPGLPYHSSFPLTFEALMQTHGFMLYRTVLPDDIPQPVLLSVLENGTHDLAYVLLNGKYKGTLERDRVSAINITGRLGDSLDLLVESMGHINFGANNSDFKVLQKIGLTHNVTLGSNILNDWLIYPLDIDSVVAQQWPPNVPRSNTTTGPAFYTGVFKTPGINYDTYVMLPGWSKGQIWINGFNLGRFWSVRGPQQTLFLPGFLLSTTVLNTIVVLELQNAPSNPKALFLDRPFLNNTLGFFLKDMK, from the exons ATGATATCTTCTTGCAGCTTCTTGTTCCAGACTGAAATTAACTTTAAAGAGATGGAGCTGAGGCTGAATATTCTCATGGTAGGTCTGGCAGCCTTACTATTTCAG AGCACTGCAGCAGTTCGTTCCTTCAGCATTGATTATCAAAATAACTGCTTCCTCAAGGATGGAAATAAGTTTCGTTATATCTCAGGGAGCATCCATTACTTCCGTATCCCACCAGCTTATTGGAAAGATCGGCTCCTCAAGATGTATATGAGTGGTCTCAATGCTGTACAAAT TTATGTCCCATGGAATTACCATGAACCATTGCCTGGAGCTTACAACTTTTCTGGGGACAAAAACTTGGAAGGATTCTTGGACTTAGTGGCCCAATTAGGGTTATTGGTGATTTTGCGCCCTGGACCATACATCTGTGCTGAATGGGATATG GGTGGCCTTCCATCTTGGTTGTTGGCAGACCCAAATATTATTCTACGAACATCTAATACAG GTTTTCTGCAAGCTGTCAACAAATGGCTGAGTATCCTACTACCCAAGATAAAACCTCGCCTTTACCAAAAtggaggtaacatcatcagtatccAG GTGGAGAATGAATATGGAAGCTATTACGCATGTGACTATAACTATATGCGTTACCTCCTGGCTGTTTTCCGCTTGCATTTGGGCAAAGAAGTTGTGCTTTTCACAACTGATGGCCTCAAAGAATCTGAGCTGCACTGTGGGACCCTgcaagatttatatgccactgtgGACTTTGGAACAG AGACAAATGAGACACGAGCATTTGAACAGCAGCGTATGGTTGAGCCAAGAGGGCCACTG GTGAATTCTGAGTATTACACAGGCTGGCTGGATTATTGGGGTGAGCCACACTCCACGAGAAGTACTACAGTTGTGATTAAAGGCCTACAGAAGATGCTGGAATTAGGAGCCAACGTCAACAT GTATATGTTCCAGGGCGGCACCAACTTTGGTTACTGGAGTG GTGCTGATTATAAGGACAAGTATTATCCTATTACTACTAGCTACGACTATGATGCACCTCTCTCAGAAGCTGGAGATCCTACAGAAAAGTTGTATGCCATTCGAACCATAATTGGCAAG ttTCAACCGGTGCCTGCAGGACCAATGCCACCTCCCATTCCCAAATTTTCATATGGCTATGTATCTTTACCACTG TGTGTGGCCTTTTTAGATGTTCTAAGTCTTCTCTCCCCTGGTCTACCATACCAttcttccttccccctcactTTTGAGGCTCTGATGCAG ACCCATGGCTTTATGTTGTACCGTACTGTCCTTCCAGATGACATCCCACAGCCTGTTTTGCTCTCCGTCCTTGAAAATGGGACCCATGACCTTGCCTACGTTTTACTTAACGGA AAATATAAAGGGACACTGGAACGAGACAGAGTGAGTGCCATCAATATAACTGGTCGGCTAGGAGATTCATTGGATTTGCTGGTGGAGAGCATGGGTCATATCAACTTTGGAGCAAATAACAGTGACTTTAAGGTATTACAGAAAATA GGCCTGACCCACAATGTTACTTTGGGTTCTAACATTCTAAATGACTGGCTCATCTATCCACTTGATATTGACTCAGTTGTGGCCCAACAATGGCCTCCCAATGTCCCACGAAGCAATACCACCACAGGACCTGCTTTCTATACTGGGGTCTTCAAAACACCTGGTATCAACTATGACACCTATGTGATGTTACCAGGGTGGAGCAAG gGCCAAATCTGGATCAACGGTTTTAACCTGGGCCGTTTCTGGTCAGTACGTGGACCCCAGCAAACCCTATTTCTGCCTGGCTTTCTCCTTAGTACCACAGTCCTCAACACTATTGTAGTGCTGGAACTGCAGAATGCACCATCAAACCCAAAGGCACTTTTTCTTGACCGTCCCTTTCTCAACAACACTTTAGGTTTCTTTCTAAAAGACATGAAATAA
- the GLB1L gene encoding beta-galactosidase-1-like protein isoform X3, which yields MGSLLLNENNDYSCLDRSLPLFRGSTTACPPDCHMISSCSFLFQTEINFKEMELRLNILMVGLAALLFQQSTAAVRSFSIDYQNNCFLKDGNKFRYISGSIHYFRIPPAYWKDRLLKMYMSGLNAVQIYVPWNYHEPLPGAYNFSGDKNLEGFLDLVAQLGLLVILRPGPYICAEWDMGGLPSWLLADPNIILRTSNTGFLQAVNKWLSILLPKIKPRLYQNGGNIISIQVENEYGSYYACDYNYMRYLLAVFRLHLGKEVVLFTTDGLKESELHCGTLQDLYATVDFGTETNETRAFEQQRMVEPRGPLVNSEYYTGWLDYWGEPHSTRSTTVVIKGLQKMLELGANVNMYMFQGGTNFGYWSGADYKDKYYPITTSYDYDAPLSEAGDPTEKLYAIRTIIGKFQPVPAGPMPPPIPKFSYGYVSLPLCVAFLDVLSLLSPGLPYHSSFPLTFEALMQTHGFMLYRTVLPDDIPQPVLLSVLENGTHDLAYVLLNGKYKGTLERDRVSAINITGRLGDSLDLLVESMGHINFGANNSDFKVLQKIGLTHNVTLGSNILNDWLIYPLDIDSVVAQQWPPNVPRSNTTTGPAFYTGVFKTPGINYDTYVMLPGWSKGQIWINGFNLGRFWSVRGPQQTLFLPGFLLSTTVLNTIVVLELQNAPSNPKALFLDRPFLNNTLGFFLKDMK from the exons GACAGATCACTCCCTCTGTTCAGAGGAAGCACCACGGCCTGCCCACCAGATTGTCATATGATATCTTCTTGCAGCTTCTTGTTCCAGACTGAAATTAACTTTAAAGAGATGGAGCTGAGGCTGAATATTCTCATGGTAGGTCTGGCAGCCTTACTATTTCAG CAGAGCACTGCAGCAGTTCGTTCCTTCAGCATTGATTATCAAAATAACTGCTTCCTCAAGGATGGAAATAAGTTTCGTTATATCTCAGGGAGCATCCATTACTTCCGTATCCCACCAGCTTATTGGAAAGATCGGCTCCTCAAGATGTATATGAGTGGTCTCAATGCTGTACAAAT TTATGTCCCATGGAATTACCATGAACCATTGCCTGGAGCTTACAACTTTTCTGGGGACAAAAACTTGGAAGGATTCTTGGACTTAGTGGCCCAATTAGGGTTATTGGTGATTTTGCGCCCTGGACCATACATCTGTGCTGAATGGGATATG GGTGGCCTTCCATCTTGGTTGTTGGCAGACCCAAATATTATTCTACGAACATCTAATACAG GTTTTCTGCAAGCTGTCAACAAATGGCTGAGTATCCTACTACCCAAGATAAAACCTCGCCTTTACCAAAAtggaggtaacatcatcagtatccAG GTGGAGAATGAATATGGAAGCTATTACGCATGTGACTATAACTATATGCGTTACCTCCTGGCTGTTTTCCGCTTGCATTTGGGCAAAGAAGTTGTGCTTTTCACAACTGATGGCCTCAAAGAATCTGAGCTGCACTGTGGGACCCTgcaagatttatatgccactgtgGACTTTGGAACAG AGACAAATGAGACACGAGCATTTGAACAGCAGCGTATGGTTGAGCCAAGAGGGCCACTG GTGAATTCTGAGTATTACACAGGCTGGCTGGATTATTGGGGTGAGCCACACTCCACGAGAAGTACTACAGTTGTGATTAAAGGCCTACAGAAGATGCTGGAATTAGGAGCCAACGTCAACAT GTATATGTTCCAGGGCGGCACCAACTTTGGTTACTGGAGTG GTGCTGATTATAAGGACAAGTATTATCCTATTACTACTAGCTACGACTATGATGCACCTCTCTCAGAAGCTGGAGATCCTACAGAAAAGTTGTATGCCATTCGAACCATAATTGGCAAG ttTCAACCGGTGCCTGCAGGACCAATGCCACCTCCCATTCCCAAATTTTCATATGGCTATGTATCTTTACCACTG TGTGTGGCCTTTTTAGATGTTCTAAGTCTTCTCTCCCCTGGTCTACCATACCAttcttccttccccctcactTTTGAGGCTCTGATGCAG ACCCATGGCTTTATGTTGTACCGTACTGTCCTTCCAGATGACATCCCACAGCCTGTTTTGCTCTCCGTCCTTGAAAATGGGACCCATGACCTTGCCTACGTTTTACTTAACGGA AAATATAAAGGGACACTGGAACGAGACAGAGTGAGTGCCATCAATATAACTGGTCGGCTAGGAGATTCATTGGATTTGCTGGTGGAGAGCATGGGTCATATCAACTTTGGAGCAAATAACAGTGACTTTAAGGTATTACAGAAAATA GGCCTGACCCACAATGTTACTTTGGGTTCTAACATTCTAAATGACTGGCTCATCTATCCACTTGATATTGACTCAGTTGTGGCCCAACAATGGCCTCCCAATGTCCCACGAAGCAATACCACCACAGGACCTGCTTTCTATACTGGGGTCTTCAAAACACCTGGTATCAACTATGACACCTATGTGATGTTACCAGGGTGGAGCAAG gGCCAAATCTGGATCAACGGTTTTAACCTGGGCCGTTTCTGGTCAGTACGTGGACCCCAGCAAACCCTATTTCTGCCTGGCTTTCTCCTTAGTACCACAGTCCTCAACACTATTGTAGTGCTGGAACTGCAGAATGCACCATCAAACCCAAAGGCACTTTTTCTTGACCGTCCCTTTCTCAACAACACTTTAGGTTTCTTTCTAAAAGACATGAAATAA
- the GLB1L gene encoding beta-galactosidase-1-like protein isoform X2: MLNCPGPYTMWSCPPLSHLSKQPPCFQYLPLRLQLNPDEHFFQQFSKKNQKVQLSLGKINDRSLPLFRGSTTACPPDCHMISSCSFLFQTEINFKEMELRLNILMVGLAALLFQSTAAVRSFSIDYQNNCFLKDGNKFRYISGSIHYFRIPPAYWKDRLLKMYMSGLNAVQIYVPWNYHEPLPGAYNFSGDKNLEGFLDLVAQLGLLVILRPGPYICAEWDMGGLPSWLLADPNIILRTSNTGFLQAVNKWLSILLPKIKPRLYQNGGNIISIQVENEYGSYYACDYNYMRYLLAVFRLHLGKEVVLFTTDGLKESELHCGTLQDLYATVDFGTETNETRAFEQQRMVEPRGPLVNSEYYTGWLDYWGEPHSTRSTTVVIKGLQKMLELGANVNMYMFQGGTNFGYWSGADYKDKYYPITTSYDYDAPLSEAGDPTEKLYAIRTIIGKFQPVPAGPMPPPIPKFSYGYVSLPLCVAFLDVLSLLSPGLPYHSSFPLTFEALMQTHGFMLYRTVLPDDIPQPVLLSVLENGTHDLAYVLLNGKYKGTLERDRVSAINITGRLGDSLDLLVESMGHINFGANNSDFKGLTHNVTLGSNILNDWLIYPLDIDSVVAQQWPPNVPRSNTTTGPAFYTGVFKTPGINYDTYVMLPGWSKGQIWINGFNLGRFWSVRGPQQTLFLPGFLLSTTVLNTIVVLELQNAPSNPKALFLDRPFLNNTLGFFLKDMK; this comes from the exons GACAGATCACTCCCTCTGTTCAGAGGAAGCACCACGGCCTGCCCACCAGATTGTCATATGATATCTTCTTGCAGCTTCTTGTTCCAGACTGAAATTAACTTTAAAGAGATGGAGCTGAGGCTGAATATTCTCATGGTAGGTCTGGCAGCCTTACTATTTCAG AGCACTGCAGCAGTTCGTTCCTTCAGCATTGATTATCAAAATAACTGCTTCCTCAAGGATGGAAATAAGTTTCGTTATATCTCAGGGAGCATCCATTACTTCCGTATCCCACCAGCTTATTGGAAAGATCGGCTCCTCAAGATGTATATGAGTGGTCTCAATGCTGTACAAAT TTATGTCCCATGGAATTACCATGAACCATTGCCTGGAGCTTACAACTTTTCTGGGGACAAAAACTTGGAAGGATTCTTGGACTTAGTGGCCCAATTAGGGTTATTGGTGATTTTGCGCCCTGGACCATACATCTGTGCTGAATGGGATATG GGTGGCCTTCCATCTTGGTTGTTGGCAGACCCAAATATTATTCTACGAACATCTAATACAG GTTTTCTGCAAGCTGTCAACAAATGGCTGAGTATCCTACTACCCAAGATAAAACCTCGCCTTTACCAAAAtggaggtaacatcatcagtatccAG GTGGAGAATGAATATGGAAGCTATTACGCATGTGACTATAACTATATGCGTTACCTCCTGGCTGTTTTCCGCTTGCATTTGGGCAAAGAAGTTGTGCTTTTCACAACTGATGGCCTCAAAGAATCTGAGCTGCACTGTGGGACCCTgcaagatttatatgccactgtgGACTTTGGAACAG AGACAAATGAGACACGAGCATTTGAACAGCAGCGTATGGTTGAGCCAAGAGGGCCACTG GTGAATTCTGAGTATTACACAGGCTGGCTGGATTATTGGGGTGAGCCACACTCCACGAGAAGTACTACAGTTGTGATTAAAGGCCTACAGAAGATGCTGGAATTAGGAGCCAACGTCAACAT GTATATGTTCCAGGGCGGCACCAACTTTGGTTACTGGAGTG GTGCTGATTATAAGGACAAGTATTATCCTATTACTACTAGCTACGACTATGATGCACCTCTCTCAGAAGCTGGAGATCCTACAGAAAAGTTGTATGCCATTCGAACCATAATTGGCAAG ttTCAACCGGTGCCTGCAGGACCAATGCCACCTCCCATTCCCAAATTTTCATATGGCTATGTATCTTTACCACTG TGTGTGGCCTTTTTAGATGTTCTAAGTCTTCTCTCCCCTGGTCTACCATACCAttcttccttccccctcactTTTGAGGCTCTGATGCAG ACCCATGGCTTTATGTTGTACCGTACTGTCCTTCCAGATGACATCCCACAGCCTGTTTTGCTCTCCGTCCTTGAAAATGGGACCCATGACCTTGCCTACGTTTTACTTAACGGA AAATATAAAGGGACACTGGAACGAGACAGAGTGAGTGCCATCAATATAACTGGTCGGCTAGGAGATTCATTGGATTTGCTGGTGGAGAGCATGGGTCATATCAACTTTGGAGCAAATAACAGTGACTTTAAG GGCCTGACCCACAATGTTACTTTGGGTTCTAACATTCTAAATGACTGGCTCATCTATCCACTTGATATTGACTCAGTTGTGGCCCAACAATGGCCTCCCAATGTCCCACGAAGCAATACCACCACAGGACCTGCTTTCTATACTGGGGTCTTCAAAACACCTGGTATCAACTATGACACCTATGTGATGTTACCAGGGTGGAGCAAG gGCCAAATCTGGATCAACGGTTTTAACCTGGGCCGTTTCTGGTCAGTACGTGGACCCCAGCAAACCCTATTTCTGCCTGGCTTTCTCCTTAGTACCACAGTCCTCAACACTATTGTAGTGCTGGAACTGCAGAATGCACCATCAAACCCAAAGGCACTTTTTCTTGACCGTCCCTTTCTCAACAACACTTTAGGTTTCTTTCTAAAAGACATGAAATAA
- the GLB1L gene encoding beta-galactosidase-1-like protein isoform X4, whose amino-acid sequence MISSCSFLFQTEINFKEMELRLNILMVGLAALLFQQSTAAVRSFSIDYQNNCFLKDGNKFRYISGSIHYFRIPPAYWKDRLLKMYMSGLNAVQIYVPWNYHEPLPGAYNFSGDKNLEGFLDLVAQLGLLVILRPGPYICAEWDMGGLPSWLLADPNIILRTSNTGFLQAVNKWLSILLPKIKPRLYQNGGNIISIQVENEYGSYYACDYNYMRYLLAVFRLHLGKEVVLFTTDGLKESELHCGTLQDLYATVDFGTETNETRAFEQQRMVEPRGPLVNSEYYTGWLDYWGEPHSTRSTTVVIKGLQKMLELGANVNMYMFQGGTNFGYWSGADYKDKYYPITTSYDYDAPLSEAGDPTEKLYAIRTIIGKFQPVPAGPMPPPIPKFSYGYVSLPLCVAFLDVLSLLSPGLPYHSSFPLTFEALMQTHGFMLYRTVLPDDIPQPVLLSVLENGTHDLAYVLLNGKYKGTLERDRVSAINITGRLGDSLDLLVESMGHINFGANNSDFKVLQKIGLTHNVTLGSNILNDWLIYPLDIDSVVAQQWPPNVPRSNTTTGPAFYTGVFKTPGINYDTYVMLPGWSKGQIWINGFNLGRFWSVRGPQQTLFLPGFLLSTTVLNTIVVLELQNAPSNPKALFLDRPFLNNTLGFFLKDMK is encoded by the exons ATGATATCTTCTTGCAGCTTCTTGTTCCAGACTGAAATTAACTTTAAAGAGATGGAGCTGAGGCTGAATATTCTCATGGTAGGTCTGGCAGCCTTACTATTTCAG CAGAGCACTGCAGCAGTTCGTTCCTTCAGCATTGATTATCAAAATAACTGCTTCCTCAAGGATGGAAATAAGTTTCGTTATATCTCAGGGAGCATCCATTACTTCCGTATCCCACCAGCTTATTGGAAAGATCGGCTCCTCAAGATGTATATGAGTGGTCTCAATGCTGTACAAAT TTATGTCCCATGGAATTACCATGAACCATTGCCTGGAGCTTACAACTTTTCTGGGGACAAAAACTTGGAAGGATTCTTGGACTTAGTGGCCCAATTAGGGTTATTGGTGATTTTGCGCCCTGGACCATACATCTGTGCTGAATGGGATATG GGTGGCCTTCCATCTTGGTTGTTGGCAGACCCAAATATTATTCTACGAACATCTAATACAG GTTTTCTGCAAGCTGTCAACAAATGGCTGAGTATCCTACTACCCAAGATAAAACCTCGCCTTTACCAAAAtggaggtaacatcatcagtatccAG GTGGAGAATGAATATGGAAGCTATTACGCATGTGACTATAACTATATGCGTTACCTCCTGGCTGTTTTCCGCTTGCATTTGGGCAAAGAAGTTGTGCTTTTCACAACTGATGGCCTCAAAGAATCTGAGCTGCACTGTGGGACCCTgcaagatttatatgccactgtgGACTTTGGAACAG AGACAAATGAGACACGAGCATTTGAACAGCAGCGTATGGTTGAGCCAAGAGGGCCACTG GTGAATTCTGAGTATTACACAGGCTGGCTGGATTATTGGGGTGAGCCACACTCCACGAGAAGTACTACAGTTGTGATTAAAGGCCTACAGAAGATGCTGGAATTAGGAGCCAACGTCAACAT GTATATGTTCCAGGGCGGCACCAACTTTGGTTACTGGAGTG GTGCTGATTATAAGGACAAGTATTATCCTATTACTACTAGCTACGACTATGATGCACCTCTCTCAGAAGCTGGAGATCCTACAGAAAAGTTGTATGCCATTCGAACCATAATTGGCAAG ttTCAACCGGTGCCTGCAGGACCAATGCCACCTCCCATTCCCAAATTTTCATATGGCTATGTATCTTTACCACTG TGTGTGGCCTTTTTAGATGTTCTAAGTCTTCTCTCCCCTGGTCTACCATACCAttcttccttccccctcactTTTGAGGCTCTGATGCAG ACCCATGGCTTTATGTTGTACCGTACTGTCCTTCCAGATGACATCCCACAGCCTGTTTTGCTCTCCGTCCTTGAAAATGGGACCCATGACCTTGCCTACGTTTTACTTAACGGA AAATATAAAGGGACACTGGAACGAGACAGAGTGAGTGCCATCAATATAACTGGTCGGCTAGGAGATTCATTGGATTTGCTGGTGGAGAGCATGGGTCATATCAACTTTGGAGCAAATAACAGTGACTTTAAGGTATTACAGAAAATA GGCCTGACCCACAATGTTACTTTGGGTTCTAACATTCTAAATGACTGGCTCATCTATCCACTTGATATTGACTCAGTTGTGGCCCAACAATGGCCTCCCAATGTCCCACGAAGCAATACCACCACAGGACCTGCTTTCTATACTGGGGTCTTCAAAACACCTGGTATCAACTATGACACCTATGTGATGTTACCAGGGTGGAGCAAG gGCCAAATCTGGATCAACGGTTTTAACCTGGGCCGTTTCTGGTCAGTACGTGGACCCCAGCAAACCCTATTTCTGCCTGGCTTTCTCCTTAGTACCACAGTCCTCAACACTATTGTAGTGCTGGAACTGCAGAATGCACCATCAAACCCAAAGGCACTTTTTCTTGACCGTCCCTTTCTCAACAACACTTTAGGTTTCTTTCTAAAAGACATGAAATAA